In a genomic window of Anser cygnoides isolate HZ-2024a breed goose chromosome 28, Taihu_goose_T2T_genome, whole genome shotgun sequence:
- the LOC136787201 gene encoding olfactory receptor 14C36-like: MSNSSSITEFLLLAFADTRELQLLHFALFLGIYLAALLGNGLILTAVACDHRLHTPMCFFLLNLALLDLGCISTTLPKAMANSLWDTRAISYAGCVAQVFLFVFFIGTEFSVLTIMAYDRYVAICKPLHYGSLLGSRACAQMAAAAWSCGFFNAVLHTADTFSLPLCRGNVVDQFFCEIPQILKLSCSDAYLREVGLLTGSISLFWGCFTFIMLSYVQIFRAVLRMPSEQGRHKAFSTCLPHLAVVFLFISTAIFAYLKPPSNSSQSPDLVLAVLYSVVPPAVNPLIYSMRNQELKDAVRKLFAHFQHQ; the protein is encoded by the coding sequence atgtccaacagcagctccatcaccgagttcctcctcctggcattcgcagacacgcgggagctgcagctcctgcacttcgcgctcttcctgggcatctacctggctgccctcctgggcaacggcctcatcctcaccgccgtagcctgcgaccaccgcctccacacccccatgtgcttcttcctcctcaacctcgccctcctcgacctgggctgcatctccaccactctccccaaagccatggccaattccctctgggacaccagggccatctcctatgcaggatgtgttgcacaggtctttctgtttgtcttctttattggaactgaattttcagttctcaccatcatggcctatgaccgctacgttgccatctgcaagcccctgcactacgggagcctcctgggcagcagagcttgtgcccagatggcagcagctgcctggagcTGTGGTTTTTTCAACGCTGTGCTGCACACCGCtgatacattttccctgcccctctgccgtGGCAATgttgtggaccagttcttctgtgaaatcccccagatcctcaagctctcctgctcagatgcctatCTCAGGGAAGTTGGGTTACTTACGGGTAGTATTTCTTTATTCTGGGGTTGTTTCACTTTCATCATGCTGTCCTacgtgcagatcttcagggccgtgctgaggatgccctctgagcagggccggcacaaagccttttccacgtgcctccctcacctggccgtggtcttcCTGTTTATCAGCACTGCCAtctttgcctacctgaagcccccttCCAACTCCTCCCAATCCCCGGACCTGGTGCTGGCAGTTCTCTACTCGGTGGTgcccccagcagtgaaccccctcatctacagcatgaggaaccaggagctcaaggatgcagtgaggaaactGTTCGCACACTTCCAGCATCAATGA